One window of Pseudochaenichthys georgianus chromosome 18, fPseGeo1.2, whole genome shotgun sequence genomic DNA carries:
- the LOC117463448 gene encoding C-type mannose receptor 2-like translates to MQWSLFVLILMGQCSFSTCHLYEYHFIREGQSWEEAQSYCREHFTDLATVSDMRDVERLTNPPQTTDAWIGLRSINESDIKEWQWSLPGEKYIPTGCEPGCAPEWAPSQPNNRGVNPQNCVVIKASKWADTHCSHSLKFICYNETGEQKYFVIDEPKNWLQAQSYCRAHHTDLVSGITQIRSEEFQSKVGRVWMWIGLFREIWSWSDGKNFSFRHWEDSFVDKASKTCAMTKPHGKWSPDNCTDEKPFYCYDDKVILIKEKKTWDEALDYCRANHRDLVSITDRHQQRWVEKRAKMADTAFVWLGMRYTCTLDLWFWVSDRLVCYDNWAQEEQIEGCDRATAMKREGKWYERREGESLNFICAL, encoded by the exons ATGCAGTGGAGTCTGTTTGTGCTCATTCTGATGG GTCAGTGTTCCTTCTCCACATGTCACCTCTATGAGTACCACTTCATTCGAGAAGGACAGTCCTGGGAGGAAGCCCAGAGTTATTGCAGAGAGCATTTCACTGACCTGGCCACAGTGTCTGACATGAGAGACGTGGAGAGACTGACTAACCCTCCACAGACTACAGACGCCTGGATCGGACTGAGGAGCATCAATGAAAGTGATATCAAAGAGTGGCAGTGGTCTCTGCCGGGGGAGAAGTACATTCCTACAGGATGTGAACCAGGATGTGCGCCAGAATGGGCTCCAAGTCAGCCGAACAATAGAGGTGTCAATCCTCAGAACTGTGTGGTGATTAAAGCCTCAAAATGGGCCGATACCCATTGTTCTCACAGCCTTAAGTTCATCTGCTACAATG AAACAGGGGAACAGAAATACTTTGTAATTGATGAACCAAAGAACTGGCTTCAGGCTCAGAGCTACTGCAGAGCACATCACACTGACCTGGTCAGTGGAATCACACAGATCAGATCAGAAGAATTCCAGTCAAAAGTGGGCCGTGTTTGGATGTGGATCGGCCTGTTCAGAGAGATCTGGAGTTGGTCAGATGGGAAGAATTTCTCTTTCAGACACTGGGAGGACTCATTTGTAGATAAAGCCTCAAAGACATGTGCTATGACTAAGCCACATGGAAAATGGAGCCCCGACAATTGCACAGATGAAAAACCCTTCTACTGCTATGACG ACAAAGTGATCCTGATCAAAGAGAAGAAGACTTGGGATGAGGCCTTGGATTACTGCAGAGCGAACCACCGTGACCTGGTCTCCATCACTGACCGTCACCAGCAGAGATGGGTCGAAAAGAGAGCCAAGATGGCCGACACTGCGTTCGTCTGGCTGGGAATGCGCTACACCTGCACTCTGGATCTGTGGTTCTGGGTCAGTGATCGTCTGGTCTGCTATGACAACTGGGCCCAAGAAGAGCAGATTGAGGGTTGTGACAGGGCTACAGCCATGAAGAGAGAAGGGAAGTGGTATGAAAGGAGAGAAGGGGAATCTCTTAATTTTATCTGCGCCTTATAG